The following nucleotide sequence is from Streptomyces xiamenensis.
GGCGTTTCCCGCATCCGGACCCGCACGGCTGCTGTGGCCGGCATTGTGACCGCCGGGGCCGCGGCTCTGTCCCTCGTCCACGCCCCGGGTGCCGCTGCCGACGCGCACACCTCCGCCGTCGCCCCCACCACCATGAGCACCAGTGCTCCGGCCTTCACCCCGCCCGCCGGCCAGGGCACCACGGACCAGGCCCCCGAGGCCGGCGACAGCGCCGCCGCGGGCAGCGGTGACACGGGCAGCGCCGCCGCTGCCGCCGACACGGCCGAGGCCCCCGCGGCCAAGCCCGCCGCCGCTGCCGCCGACACGGCCGAGGCCCCCGCGGCCAAGCCCGCCGCCGCTGCCGCCGACACGGCCGAGGCCCCCGCGGCCAAGCCCGCCGCCGCTGCCGCCGACACCGCCGCGCAGGCCCCGCAGAAGAAGTCCGCTCCGGCTGACAAGGGTCGCGGTGCCCAGTACAACGCCGACGGCACCCTGGTCACCATCGACCGCAAGGAGCAGCCCAAGCCGAAGCCTGCCTCGGACGAGCAGATCGACCAGTGGATCAACGAGGCCCTGGATGTCATGAAGGCGCACGGCATCCCCGGC
It contains:
- a CDS encoding transglycosylase SLT domain-containing protein produces the protein MTATHGVSRIRTRTAAVAGIVTAGAAALSLVHAPGAAADAHTSAVAPTTMSTSAPAFTPPAGQGTTDQAPEAGDSAAAGSGDTGSAAAAADTAEAPAAKPAAAAADTAEAPAAKPAAAAADTAEAPAAKPAAAAADTAAQAPQKKSAPADKGRGAQYNADGTLVTIDRKEQPKPKPASDEQIDQWINEALDVMKAHGIPGSYDGIKSNLMRESSGDPHTINMWDSNAHKNIPSKGLLQVIDPTFEQYHVDGTSKDVYDPVANIAAACNYAADRYGSMDNVNSAY